The genome window TCACGTTGTCGGATCGCATTTAAATCCTGGGTAAGGTCCCGGTTCCATTCCACCGCATTCATGGAAAGGTCGAGATGGGCGTCGAAAAGAAACATTTTATTTTGTTTAGGAATTGAATTAAATGGTCAGGCGTCTGTTACGGGCCACGATTTTCCACTCGTCGGTCACTGCTCCGTCTTCAATGACGGAGGCAAAGTCATGCAATGCAACCGTCGGGCAGACGTGATAGGGCAGGGCATAGAGCACATCGCCGATCTCCGTAGCATCCCAAACGTCTTGCGTAACCTGCAAAACGCCATGTTCCTCGCTCTGTCCCATCAATGTATAGCTCGGCAGGTTGAGCAGTTTAAACCTGTTTTCAATCGGACTTTCGGGCGCAATGGCTTTATGACCCAGATCAATGGTGACAATGCCAGCCGTGGGTTTGGACACAACGCGGGTCAGGACCAGTGCTGCGTGCTCGAATGGCTGACTATCAAACCGGTCGCCATAACCCCAGTCCCAAAGCACATTTGTGCCCGGGCTCAGATACACATCCGGGCGCATGGCGTGTACGGTAAATGACGGAGAGCCGCCGGCGATGATCATGGGCGCATTGCCCGTATGGTTTTTGATCAGGTCAAAGAGTGGAAGGACAGTTTCGAATGCTTCATCCACAGCCAGTTTACGATCCGAAAATTCGGGATGACGCAGATGACCATCATACACATGAACGCCGCCGAAGGAAACGTTGGACAGTCCGGAAATGTAACGATATAAGGAAAGCAATGTGACGTCGGTAACGTGTCCCGAACGGTTCATGCCATTATTTACATCAATATATACATTGAAAATAACATCACTGGCAATGCCCAGTTTATTGAGGTCGTCCGTCGACTTCTCGTTGTCGACGAGGGAAGCGAAACTCACATCCTGGAATTTTTCACGCAGAGCCGACAGTCGGGTAATGTTCGGGCCAACCATCTGGTAAGCAAGCAAAATCCATTTTGCACCGGCATCGGCAAGCATTTCGGCTTCTGCGATCGTGGCGCATTTGAACTTACTGATGCCCTGTTCCAGCTGCATTTTTACGATTTCTCCGGATTTATGCGTCTTTACGTGGGGAATAAGCCTGTCGGCGTCACCGGCAATGCTTATCATGCCGCGGATATTGTTTTCGATCCGATCCTTATAGAATAGCAGGGAAGGGGAAATGACTTCGTCGGGGTTGTTAAGTTTGAACCACATATTATTTTTCTTCAAGCTCAAACATCACCTCAATCTCCACCGGAATGTTATCAGGAAGGCTTCCCATTCCCACCGCGCTTCTAACGCCGATTCCGTTTTCTTCGCCCCAGATTTTAGCAAAAAGTTCGCTGCATCCGTTGATGATGAAGGGGTGTTTTTCAAAGTCGGGTGTGCAATTGACCATGCCTAAAATTTTGATTACGCGCTTGATCCGGTTCAGGCTTCCCAGGTTTGCTTTTAAAGTCGACAGGATCGTCAATCCAACCTGGCGCGCTGCCAGCTTTCCTGCGTCTGCGTCCATATCCTTACCGATCCGTCCTTTGATTAATGTTCCGTCATCCTGGACCGTTCCGTGTCCTGAAACGTAAACCCAGCGTTTGTCGACGATCAGAAGAGGCTTGTAAACGCCAAGTGGCTTTGGAGCTGGAGGAAGACTAAGGCCAAGAGCAGCGAAGTTGGATTCAGGGGTGTTGTTCATTTTTATTGAGTGAATGAGCGAATGAGTGAATGACTGAATGTTTTTCTCATTCACTCATTCAAAATTAAACTTCTAAACAAACAAATTTAGTACTAAAACGCCCAGCAATCCCATTATAGACACAATTGTTTCCATAACTGACCAGGTAAGCAGAGTGTCTTTGATGCTTAAATTGAAATATTCTTTGAACAGCCAAAAGCCGCCATCGTTCAGGTGGGAGAACATTAAACTACCTGAACCAATGGACAATACGAGCAGTTCGGGAGAAACATCTGAAGTTACCAGCAACGGCGAAAGTATGCCCACCGTGGTGAGTCCGGCAACGGTTGCTGACCCTACGCAAATGCGGATGATCGCAGCAATCCCCCAGCTTAATATCAGGGGCGAAATGTCGACGCCTTTCAGGCTTTCGGCTATATAAGTGCTTACGCCGCTCGCTGTCATGATTTCTTTGAAAACCCCAGCTCCGGCAATGATCAGCAGGATTACGGATACGCCCTTAAATGCTTCTTCCATGGATTTGCTGACATGCTTCATATTCATTCCGCGACGGATCCCAAGCACATAAGCAGCAAACAATACAGAGATTAACATTCCGAAATAGGGTTCGGCAAGCAGGCCAATGATCTTATTGTCAGGATAAATGCGTTTTACGCCCGACATACTCGTCAGCAAAAATACAGGTAACAGAGCGGTTACCACACTGATTCCCAATCCGGGTAACTCGGCTGTTGGCCGTGGTTTTACATTGAAAAGATCTTCGTCTGGTTTTGGTTGGAAACGTTTCAGGGTGCTGCCGAAAAGCGGCCCGGCTACGGCGATTGCAGGAATGGAGACCATGATCCCGTATAATAATGTTTGTCCGAGATCCGCATTAAGCTGGCTGGCAATGGCGGCAGGCGAGGGGTGGGGCGGAAGATAGCCGTGCGCAACCGACAAAGCGGAAAGCATTGGCACACCCACATATAATAAAGGAAGGCGCGCAGTGGCGCTGATCATGAATATCAAAGGAATGACGATCACAAAACCAGCATTATAGAACAAGGGAATGCCTATCACAAACCCGGCCAGCGCCATGCCCCATTGAATGTATTTTTTCCCGAAAAGCCCGATTAGCGCATCTGTGATCCTTTGTGCCGCTCCGCTGTCCGCAACCATTTTCCCCAACATTGCACCGAAACCGACAATCAAAACAAGGTCGCCTAGTGTTCCGCCAACGCCTTTTTGGATGGCTTTGCTAACCGTCTCCACATCCAGCCCGCTAGCCAGGCCAAGTCCGATGGAGACGAGCAGGAAGGAGATGAAAGTGTCGATTTTGAGCCAGGCAATGAGGGCAATGAGGGCGAGTATGGCAATAAATGTCAGTAATAAAGGCATAATGGAATTGGGAGAAAAGTAAGCATTTAGGTAATAAGCTGGAAGAAACTAAAATTTAATGATAGAAGCCAATTAAGTTTTGAAAGCACATTCTTTCCTTAAAATCCGAAGGATCACCGATATACGAAAGGAATGCTGAAATAGCACAAAAGATAGTTTGTTAGAATGCTTTAAAATAGCGAAATTTGACTTTTTAGAACTTACATTATAGTATTAATTCATTGGGTAGTTGGACTTTTCAGCTGCTCGTTTAAATTTTCGATTCTTTTCTAATTCTTTATGGCAGAATCTTCTGGTGAAAACATTATCCCCATTAATATTGAGGATGAAATGCGTGGAGCATACATCGATTACTCGATGTCAGTTATTATTTCCCGCGCTTTGCCCGACGTTCGCGATGGTTTGAAACCGGTTCACAGGCGTGTGTTATACGGGATGTCGGATTTGGGTGTGAATTACAATCGCTCGCATAAAAAGTCGGCTCGTATAGTAGGGGAGGTTTTGGGTAAGTATCACCCGCATGGTGACTCGTCTGTTTATAATACAATGGTGCGTATGGCCCAGCCGTGGTCGTTGCGCTACCCGCTGGTTGACGGCCAGGGTAACTTCGGTTCGGTGGATGGAGATAATCCGGCGGCAATGCGTTACACCGAAGCAAGACTGAAACGCCTTGCCGACGAGCTGCTGAATGACCTGGGTAAAGACACGGTTGATTTCCAGCCTAACTTCGACGATTCCTTATCCGAGCCGTCGGTTCTTCCCGCTAAATTTCCGAATTTATTGGTCAATGGTTCCTCCGGTATTGCCGTGGGTATGGCCACCAATATGGCACCTCATAACTTATCGGAAGTTATCGATGGAGTCCTGGCTTACATTGACAATAACGAGATTACCATTCCCGAATTGATGGAGCACGTGAAGGCGCCTGATTTTCCAACGGGAGGGATTATATATGGTTACCAGGGCGTTAGGTCTGCTTTTGAAACTGGCCGCGGAAGCATTATTATGCGTTCCAAGGCGTCATTTGAGGTTTCAAAAACAGGTAGGGAGCAAATCATCATTACGGAGATTCCTTACATGACCAATAAAGCCGCGATGATCGAACGCATTGCAGGCCTTATTAATGATAAAAAACTGGACGGCATTTCGGACATCCGCGATGAATCTGACCGGGACGGGATGCGCATTGTTTTTGATTTGAAAAAAGATGCAGTTCCTAATATTGTATTGAACCACTTGTTCAAATACACGCCGCTGCAATCGAGCTTTGGTGTGAACAATGTGGCGTTGGTCAAAGGACGTCCGGTAACGCTTAATCTGAAAGACCTGATCAAGCATTATGTTGATCACCGGATTGTGGTTATCACACGTCGTACCGAGTATGAACTTCGCGAAGCAGAAAAGAGAGCGCATATCTTGCAAGGTTTGCTGATTGCGCTGGATAACCTGGATGCCGTTATTACATTGATCCGTAACGCACGTGATCCGGAAATCGCAAAAACAGGTTTGATGGAGTCGTTTGAACTGAGCGAGATTCAGGCCAAAGCGATTCTTGAACTTCGTCTGCAACGGTTAACAGGTCTTGAAAGAGACAAAATCGTGAAGGAATACGAAGAGATCATGGTTTTGATTACGGATTTGAAAGACATTCTTGCAAATGAATCACGCAAGTATGACATTATCAGAACGGAATTAGGAGAGATTAAAGATCGTTACGGCGACGAGCGCCGTACTAAGATCGAGTTTTCAGCGGAAGAATTCAGCGACGAGGATATGATCCCGGATGACGAAATGCTGATCACAATCTCGAATGAAGGTTATATCAAAAGAACACCATTAGCAGAGTATCGCACGCAGACAAGGGGTGGAGTAGGGTCCCGCGGAGTAAAAACCAAGGATACAGACTTTACCGAACATTTGTTCTCGGCAACGATGCTGAATTACCTGCTGATATTTACCGAATATGGTAAATTGTTCTGGATGAAGGTTTATGAAGTTCCCGAAGGAAGCAAGCAATCCAAAGGCCGCCCGATCCAGAATTTGATCAGCCTGGAAAATGGAGATTCCATTCGTTCAGTGATCAACGTTCGCACATTGTCGGATGCGGATTATATCAACAATAATTACCTCATTATGTGTACGCAGCAGGGCACAATCAAGAAAACTTTGCTGGAAGCATACTCTCGTCCGAGAACAAACGGAATTATTGCAATCTCAATTAACGAAGGCGACAGACTGTTGAATGTTGCGCTTACCAATGGCGACAATGACATCGTTATCGCATCGAGTGCAGGACGTGCTGTTCGTTTCAATGAAAAAGGAGTTCGACCAATGGGCAGAACTGCCGCAGGTGTTCGTGGTATCAATCTGAACGATGCGGATAACAAAGTAATCGGAATGGTTTGTATCAACCGCGAAGATGCCCAGCTGCTTGTTGTTTCTGAAAATGGTTTTGGAAAACGTTCTGCAATAGATAGTTACCGCATTACCAAGCGTGGTGGGAAAGGGGTTTCGACCATGAATGCCACCGACAAAGTGGGTAAATTGGTAGCAATCCGTGAAGTTACTGAGCAGGATGATCTGATGATCATTACCAGAAATGGAATTGCGATCAGAATGAGCGTATTGGACATTCGTCTGGCCGGCCGTAACACGCAGGGGGTTAAGTTGATCCGTCTGAACAATTCGGACGAAATTACTTCGGTTACACGAATCCTGAAAGATCCGGACGAAAAAGCGGAAGAACTGGATGAGAACGGAAACGTAATCCCGTCGGCAGCGATAGAAGGAACTTCGGACATGATCATCGTCTCGGCGGATGAGCAGGCAGAAGAGTTGGATGATGAAGAAGATGTGATTGAAGATGAAGACGACGAAGAAGATGAAAATGATCCTTCTGACGAGCCAGAGGCATGATTTTTGTAAAAATTATTTTAATTGATCTATATTTAGAATTCGAACAATCAATCACAACCAAAGTTTAATATTTATGAAAAAATTGTTTTTTGTGTCTGCACTTAGCCTTTTCAGTATGTCAGCGTTTGCGCAGGACGATGCTGTAAACAAGGCTGTTGTAGACCAGTTTCGTAAGGATAAAGAGAAAAGCGATAAAGACCTGACTGATGCAAAGGCTAGTGCAAAGGCTTCATTCTGGATGGAAAGAGCAAAATTGTATGAAAACATTGCTTTGCAGGGATCAGAAGTAGATTCAAGTGCAGCCAAAACGTCTTTAGAAGCTTACAAAAAGGTTGTGGAGCTTGACAAAACTAAAAAAGGTGAACCTGGTAAGTCTGCGAAGGAAGCTGAAAATGTGCTTGCAGGCGGAGAGGGATCTCAACTTTTCAATGCATTTGTAAAGCAGGGTGCTGAAAAATACCAGGCCAAAAACCTGAACGGTGCTCTTGAAATGTTCACAGCTGCTCAGGAAATCAATAAGAAAGATACGCTGGCTTCGCTTTACGGCGGAATTGCTGCGCAACAGCTTGATAAGAAAGACGTTGCAAGAGAGCAATTCGAAAAATATGCTGCAAATGGCGGTAAAGATCCAAGCGTATTCTACGGATTGGCACAGCTATATCGTGAAGAGAAAAACTTCGACAAAGCGATTGAAGCTTTGAACAAAGGATTAGCGCAGTCGCCAAACAACAAAGACCTGAAAGCAGAAGTTGTTAACATTCTTTTGGCGTCAGGTAATGAGTCTAAGGCGATCAGCGAACTGGAAGCATTGGCACAAGCTGATCCTAAAAATATTCAGAACGTGGTTAACCTTGCAATTCTTTACGATAACATGCAGCGCACTGCTGCGGACAGCGTGAAGCAGTTGAGTGCTAAGATGGGTTCAGGAAGTAAATCAGCTGCAAGTCTGACTAAAAACCTGGAAGCAGAAAAAAGCAAGATCGAAGTTTATGACGGCGAGGTGAAACGTATTGGTGCGTTGATTAAGAAGCAGCCAAAAAATGCGGATCTGAAACGTCAGCTCGCAGATGTAAATGCTAAGAAAAAAGAAACGATCGCAACCATTGCAACAATGGAAGGCGAAGTGAAATCTGCGACGGAAGCTGCACAAAGCAGTGCATCGTCAGGATCTGAAAAACAATTGGCAGACTTGAAAGCGAAGCAAAAAGACGCGAGCGAGAAAGCTATTGCGAACTACAAGAAAGCATTGGAGATCGACGGTGCAAATTATGACGCTTTGTATAACCTTGGTGTTTTCTATTTCAACGAAGCTGTACAATTGAAAGGCGAAGTTGACAATATGAACATGACTGAGTATCAGCAACGCGGCAAAGAAATCGAAGGTCGTGTTTGTGGTAAGTTCAAAAAGGCGAAGCCATATTTTGAAAAAGCTATCCAAGCGAAAGACGAAGCTGAGGCAAAAGATAACTTGACTACTGTAAACGGAGTTCTTGAGCAGTTCGCTGCAAAACAAGTTGCTTGCGTTGAAGAGTAAGAAGTTTATTGATATAATAAATGAAACAAGCGCTGAATAGGCGCTTGTTTCATTTAGCAAAGTCTATTTAACATAATATAAATTATACAACAAATGGGTCCTGAATTTTAGTTCAGGTATATGTCAATTAGAATTCGTTATATCAGTCTAAGATGCGGGATGGGTTGTTCTATTCAATTCTAAGGGCGATCGATTTCGGCTATTTGAAGCTTATTTGACTGATATTGAGCATTAATAGAGGCATTTTTAGATCGGTAAAATGACAATCGTCATTTTGATTTATGCTGCTAAAAGTCAAGAAACGGGCTTTTGGTAAAGAATATTGAAATGAAATCGAGATCGTGTTTAAATGACGATCTCGATTTCATTAAGTTTTCAATCAGGCAATGTCACAGATCTGTACACATTGTTTTAGGGAAGCCAGCGGTTCACGTTTTGGAATAAATTCCTGCGCGACAAAACCTTTATAGCCGGTGTCGACAATGGCCTTCATGATAGCCGGGTAATACAACTCTTGCCCTTCGTCAATTTCATTTCTGCCAGGAACTCCCCCAGTGTGATAATGACCGATGTATTTGTGATATTTTTTGATCGTTGCTATGACATCGCCCTCCATAATGGACATGTGATAAATGTCGTAGAGCAACTTAAAGTTTTCAGAGCCAACCATTTCGCACAAGCCTGCACCCCATGAAGTATGATCGCACATGTAATCTTTGTGGTTCACCTTACTGTTCAGCAATTCCATGATCATAGTAATTCCATGCTTTTCGGCCGAGGGCATTAACCTTCTTAATCCGATTGCACAGTTACGCATACCGTCAATGTCGGACATGCCACGTCGGTTGCCCGAAAAACAAATGACTGTTGAATATCCCGCTTCCTTTAATTTGGGAAAAAGATCTTCGTAGCTTTTTACAAGCTCGTCATGTAATGCAAGATCATTAAAGCCTTTTTCAATTCCCATCCCGGCGCCGTTTGGCAATGCACAGGTCAGGCCATATTTTTTAAGTGTTGGCCAATCTTCTGGACCTAGTAATTCGATGGACGTTATGCCCATTTCCTTACATTCTTTTGCAAAGGTGTCCAGCGGAATTTTGCCATAACACCATTTACAAACCGAATGATTAATCTTGCCATTTAGTTTTGAACCTAAGGCTTTTTCATTTGCAGCAAAAACTTCGGACAGTGAAAGCACGCCGATGCCTGCGGC of Dyadobacter chenhuakuii contains these proteins:
- a CDS encoding D-TA family PLP-dependent enzyme, with translation MWFKLNNPDEVISPSLLFYKDRIENNIRGMISIAGDADRLIPHVKTHKSGEIVKMQLEQGISKFKCATIAEAEMLADAGAKWILLAYQMVGPNITRLSALREKFQDVSFASLVDNEKSTDDLNKLGIASDVIFNVYIDVNNGMNRSGHVTDVTLLSLYRYISGLSNVSFGGVHVYDGHLRHPEFSDRKLAVDEAFETVLPLFDLIKNHTGNAPMIIAGGSPSFTVHAMRPDVYLSPGTNVLWDWGYGDRFDSQPFEHAALVLTRVVSKPTAGIVTIDLGHKAIAPESPIENRFKLLNLPSYTLMGQSEEHGVLQVTQDVWDATEIGDVLYALPYHVCPTVALHDFASVIEDGAVTDEWKIVARNRRLTI
- a CDS encoding RidA family protein — protein: MNNTPESNFAALGLSLPPAPKPLGVYKPLLIVDKRWVYVSGHGTVQDDGTLIKGRIGKDMDADAGKLAARQVGLTILSTLKANLGSLNRIKRVIKILGMVNCTPDFEKHPFIINGCSELFAKIWGEENGIGVRSAVGMGSLPDNIPVEIEVMFELEEK
- a CDS encoding gluconate:H+ symporter, with the protein product MPLLLTFIAILALIALIAWLKIDTFISFLLVSIGLGLASGLDVETVSKAIQKGVGGTLGDLVLIVGFGAMLGKMVADSGAAQRITDALIGLFGKKYIQWGMALAGFVIGIPLFYNAGFVIVIPLIFMISATARLPLLYVGVPMLSALSVAHGYLPPHPSPAAIASQLNADLGQTLLYGIMVSIPAIAVAGPLFGSTLKRFQPKPDEDLFNVKPRPTAELPGLGISVVTALLPVFLLTSMSGVKRIYPDNKIIGLLAEPYFGMLISVLFAAYVLGIRRGMNMKHVSKSMEEAFKGVSVILLIIAGAGVFKEIMTASGVSTYIAESLKGVDISPLILSWGIAAIIRICVGSATVAGLTTVGILSPLLVTSDVSPELLVLSIGSGSLMFSHLNDGGFWLFKEYFNLSIKDTLLTWSVMETIVSIMGLLGVLVLNLFV
- the gyrA gene encoding DNA gyrase subunit A → MAESSGENIIPINIEDEMRGAYIDYSMSVIISRALPDVRDGLKPVHRRVLYGMSDLGVNYNRSHKKSARIVGEVLGKYHPHGDSSVYNTMVRMAQPWSLRYPLVDGQGNFGSVDGDNPAAMRYTEARLKRLADELLNDLGKDTVDFQPNFDDSLSEPSVLPAKFPNLLVNGSSGIAVGMATNMAPHNLSEVIDGVLAYIDNNEITIPELMEHVKAPDFPTGGIIYGYQGVRSAFETGRGSIIMRSKASFEVSKTGREQIIITEIPYMTNKAAMIERIAGLINDKKLDGISDIRDESDRDGMRIVFDLKKDAVPNIVLNHLFKYTPLQSSFGVNNVALVKGRPVTLNLKDLIKHYVDHRIVVITRRTEYELREAEKRAHILQGLLIALDNLDAVITLIRNARDPEIAKTGLMESFELSEIQAKAILELRLQRLTGLERDKIVKEYEEIMVLITDLKDILANESRKYDIIRTELGEIKDRYGDERRTKIEFSAEEFSDEDMIPDDEMLITISNEGYIKRTPLAEYRTQTRGGVGSRGVKTKDTDFTEHLFSATMLNYLLIFTEYGKLFWMKVYEVPEGSKQSKGRPIQNLISLENGDSIRSVINVRTLSDADYINNNYLIMCTQQGTIKKTLLEAYSRPRTNGIIAISINEGDRLLNVALTNGDNDIVIASSAGRAVRFNEKGVRPMGRTAAGVRGINLNDADNKVIGMVCINREDAQLLVVSENGFGKRSAIDSYRITKRGGKGVSTMNATDKVGKLVAIREVTEQDDLMIITRNGIAIRMSVLDIRLAGRNTQGVKLIRLNNSDEITSVTRILKDPDEKAEELDENGNVIPSAAIEGTSDMIIVSADEQAEELDDEEDVIEDEDDEEDENDPSDEPEA
- a CDS encoding tetratricopeptide repeat protein is translated as MKKLFFVSALSLFSMSAFAQDDAVNKAVVDQFRKDKEKSDKDLTDAKASAKASFWMERAKLYENIALQGSEVDSSAAKTSLEAYKKVVELDKTKKGEPGKSAKEAENVLAGGEGSQLFNAFVKQGAEKYQAKNLNGALEMFTAAQEINKKDTLASLYGGIAAQQLDKKDVAREQFEKYAANGGKDPSVFYGLAQLYREEKNFDKAIEALNKGLAQSPNNKDLKAEVVNILLASGNESKAISELEALAQADPKNIQNVVNLAILYDNMQRTAADSVKQLSAKMGSGSKSAASLTKNLEAEKSKIEVYDGEVKRIGALIKKQPKNADLKRQLADVNAKKKETIATIATMEGEVKSATEAAQSSASSGSEKQLADLKAKQKDASEKAIANYKKALEIDGANYDALYNLGVFYFNEAVQLKGEVDNMNMTEYQQRGKEIEGRVCGKFKKAKPYFEKAIQAKDEAEAKDNLTTVNGVLEQFAAKQVACVEE
- a CDS encoding hydroxypyruvate isomerase family protein; the encoded protein is MSTRRSVLKSLAAGIGVLSLSEVFAANEKALGSKLNGKINHSVCKWCYGKIPLDTFAKECKEMGITSIELLGPEDWPTLKKYGLTCALPNGAGMGIEKGFNDLALHDELVKSYEDLFPKLKEAGYSTVICFSGNRRGMSDIDGMRNCAIGLRRLMPSAEKHGITMIMELLNSKVNHKDYMCDHTSWGAGLCEMVGSENFKLLYDIYHMSIMEGDVIATIKKYHKYIGHYHTGGVPGRNEIDEGQELYYPAIMKAIVDTGYKGFVAQEFIPKREPLASLKQCVQICDIA